The region CGCCTTCAACAGGTCATCGATCTTCACATAAAGTGCGGTCGCGAGGGTGTCCAGGGAGGTCGTCACAACCTGATCTTGGACACCCTCGCCCCATGCTCGCCACCACCCCCTGGAATTAACCGTCTAGTGGCGGGACGGCGCGAATCCCACCGCCTCGTGCAGCCGGGACCGCCGACGGCCCGAGGCAGGAGTCACCACCTGGCCGTTCTCCTGCGCCGCAGAGGTGATCGGCTTGGCACCAGTGACAATCTGCTCCGCGAATCCGTACAGCAGCGGCAGCGCGCTGGCCACCACTCCACCCGTCCGGTTGATGTGCTCGACCCCGGGTACGATCGCCTTGGCGTGGTCGGCAATCGTCTTCACGATCTCGCTGCAGGCCTCGAGATTACCGGCGATCCGGTTGAGCAGGGTCCCGACCCAGGCGAGGTAGAAGGCGAGCCCGGCGATCAGCGCGACGACTTCGACAACCGTCAGGACCACGAACGTCGTCATGTCTCCACCTCTCCTGCCGAGCTTCCGGCACCGGTCAGCACCCTGCCCAGGAACAGGTGGTGCTGCAGGCCCTCAGCCAGCACGGCGTCGACCCGGTCTGCGGTCTGCGGGATGAGCGCCGCGTTGGCGGTGTTCCCGCTGACGGCCTGCAGGGTGTCGCGTACCTCGGCCACCCTGCGATCGATGATCTTCACGAACCACACCAGCAGGCTCAGTAGCACGACCACCGCGACCAAAACGACGACGCCGGTGACCAGCACCACGCTCCAGTACTGGCTCTCCCCCGGCGCCAGCGGGCGTGCGGACAATGCCATCGCTAGTTCCCTCCTCCACCCAGGCGGGCGCGTGCGCCCTTGAGTCCGCCGACGATGACCTCGGCGTGGTCGATGGTCTGGCGCAACGTGGCCAGCGCCGCCGTGTTCCGGTACGATCGCTGCAACGCCGCGTTGATCATCGCGGCCTGATTGCCGATCCGCCAGGCCAGCACCAGGATCGGCAGCACCAGTGCCACCACGGCGACGACGACCAGGAGCCCGATGGTGAAGCCGAGGTTCCAGCCGAACAGGCTGACCGGCTGGGCCTGCTCCGCGAGAAGCGTCATGCCGCAGCCCTCCTTCCCCTTCCCCCTTGCTCGTGCCGTGTGACCGTCACCGCGAGCCACCGCCCACGTCGTACGCCTTCGAGACGAGGTAGGTCAGGATCGTCTCGTTCGGCTCGATCTTGTGCACCTGCCGTACGTGCTGGGTCAGCTGGCGCACGAGGTCCTGTTCATCGGTCGCCGTCACCTGCGCGGTGCACGAGGCTCCCGCGTCGCTGCATGAGAACTTCTTCATCACCCGCCTCCTTCGCGAGACCCGGCGGCCGACGCGCCGGGCAGTGGAGTCAGACCGTCTCGCACCAGTCGCGCACCGGCTGGAGATTCGCGTTGACCGAGGCGAGCACTTCGGGGACCGTTCTGGTCTGATGGGCAATGGCGTTGACACCCACGATGACCGTGCCGAGGGTAAAGCTGACGTGCTTCAGGTGAATGATCACCTGCAGCAGGGCCAGCGCGGTGGCAGCGATGATCAGGAACGCGGCCAGTAACGTGACCCACGCAACCAAGGGCATGACTTCTCCTCATTCCCGGGGTCAGGAGTGCAGCAAGTGCTGGACACTGCCGGCGTAGCGGACCGCGCCGACAGCTACCTCCTTGATGGTCTTGTCGGTCCTGGCCAGCAGCGCGGGGACGTTGTCGAGCTCGCTGGCCAGGACGACGCCGTTGTCGAGGATCTCGTCCGCGGCGGCACGGATGCGCTCCACGGGGGCGAGGATCCGGCTCAGCAGGATCAGCACCACGGGGAACACCACGAGGAGCAGGGCAAGGGCGCCGATCCACCACAGCGTCATGTCAGGGTCCTCCTTCGCTGGAAGGTTGTCGCGCTCACTTGGCGCCCCCCGCCGAATCCGCCGAAGAACCGACCGAAGAACCGTTTCAGCGCGACCAGCATCGCCTGCAAGCCGACGCTCAAGCCCTTCATCGGGGCTTCCCCCCGCGCCGAGGGCGCCTCGCCCCGGCTCCACCGGCCGATGTCGTCCTGGACGTTGGCGGCGAACTGCCCCAGGAGCACGTTCGTGACGTCCTGGATCATGCCCCGCCCGAACTGGGCGGCCGCTCCGGAGATCTGCAGGTCCTGGGACACCTTGACCTTGGTGCCCCGGCCGGCCCGGATCAGGGTCGCGGTGACCAACATCTGGGCCTGGCCCTTGCCCTTCTCCTCTGAGCCGGTGGCGTTCACCACGATCCGCTTCGCCGGCTCGTCGCGCTCCACCACGTGCGCGACGCCAGCGAACCGCATCGACACCGGCCCCAGCTTCGTGGTCACCCGCCCCTTGTAGGTGTCTTGATCGACCACCTCGGTAAGCTCGGCACCGGGCATGCAGAGCGCCATCCGCGGCACGTCGAGCATGTACTTCCACACCTGTTCGACCGGCGCGGCGACCTCGAACTCGCTCTCGATGAGCATCAGCTACCTTTCCTCAACCCTGTACGGCCGGCCGGTCAGTCCCTACGGACCGGGGGCGCACCCGACACGTCGCGGCGGAAGGTGATCGCCTCCCACACCCGGTCCGGCAACAGCGGCATGTCGATGTTGCGCACCCCGGTGTCCTCGATGGCGTTCATCACCGCGTTGACGAAGGCCGCCGGGCCGCCGACACACGCGCACTCCCCGACGCCCTTGGCGCCGATCGGGTGGTGCGGGCACGGTGTGACCACCTCGTGCAGCTCGAATCCCGGGGTTTCCCAGGCGGTCGGCAGCAGGTAGTCCATGTAGTTCGACCCGATGCAGTTGCCCTCCGCGTCGTAGGTCTGGAACTGCATGCTGGCCATGGCGTACGCCTCGGTCAGACCGCCCATGATCTGGCCCTCGACGATCATCGGGTTGATCCGGACGCCGCAGTCGTCGACGGCCACCGTGCGCAGCACGTCCCACACCCCGGTCTCCGGGTCGACCTCGACCGTCACGACGTAGCAGGCGAACGGCCAGGTCAGGTTCGGCGGGTCGTAGTACGCGGTGCCCTCCAGGCCCGGCTCCATGCCGTCCGGCATGTTGCTGTACGCGGCCATCGCGCACTCCTGGATGGTCACGCCGCGGGACGGCGCGCCTCGGACGTAGAACCGGCCGAGCTCCCACTCCACGTCCTCTTCGGACACCTCGAGCAGGTGCGCCGCCAGCTTGCGCGCCTTGGCCCGGATCTTGCGGGCCACCATCGCGACCGCCGCGCCCGCGGTCGGCGTGCTGCGCGAGGCGTAGGTGCCCATCCCGAACGGTGCTGTGTCGGTGTCGCCCTCCTCGACGATCACGTCATCGGCCGGGATGCCGAGCTCGTGGCTGACGATCTGCGCCCACGTCGTCTCATGGCCCTGGCCCTGGGACCGCGCGCCCGTCCGGAGGATGGCCTTGCCGGTCGGGTGCACCCGCAGCTCGGCCGAGTCGAACATCTTGATGCCGAGGATGTCGTACTCCCGGCTGTTACCGGCCCCTAGCGGCTCGGTCATGGTGGAGATGCCGATGCCCAGCAGCCGGCCGTTGGCCTTGGCCCGCTCCTTCTGGCGCAGGAAGTCCTGGTACCCGATGGCCTCCAGCGCGACGTCCAGGCACTTTTCGTACTGGCCGGAGTCGGTGAGGAACCCGAACGCGGTGCGGTACGGGAACTGGTGGTCCTTGACCAGGTTGATCCGCCGGAACTCGGCCGGGTCCATGCCCAGGTCGCTGGCCGCGGCATGGATCATCCGTTCCTGGAAGAACATCGCCTCGGTCACCCGGAACGAGCAGCGGTACGCCACCCCGCCGGGGGCCTTGTTGGTGTAGGTGCCGCGGGCCGTGAGGTGGCCGTAGGGGATGTCGTAGCAGGCGAACGCCGAGTGGAGGAGCCCGACCTTGAACTTGCTCGGCTGCGCGTCCGCGAAGAACGCGCCGTTGTCGGTGGTCGCGTCCAACCGGACGGCCAGGATCTTGCCGTCCCGGCGCAGTGCCAGCTCGCCCTCAAGGTACATGTCGCGGGCGAACCCGGTGGAGATGAGGTTGCCAGACTTGTCCTCGATCCACTTCACCGGCTTGCCGAGCAGAATCGAGCAGAGGATCGAGCAGACGTACCCCGGGTACACCGGGACCTTGTTACCGAACCCGCCGCCGATGTCCGGCGCGATGATCCGGATCATGTGCTCGGGCAGTTCGGCCACCAGGGACACCGCGGTGCGGATGATATGCGGCGCCTGGGTGGTCATGTAGACGGTGAGCTTGCCGGTCGCCGGGTTGTAGTCGGCGACCGAGCCGCAGCACTCGATCGGCGAGGGGTGCGACCGCGGGTAGTGCAGCTTCAGCTTGGACACCACGTCGGCCTGCGCGAACGCGCGGTCGGTGCTCTCCTTGTCGCCGATTTCCCACTGGTAGCAGATGTTGTCGCGCTGCCCCTCCTTGTCGTCCCGGATCACCGGCGCGCCCGGTGCCAGCGCCTGCTCCGGGTTGACGATCACTGGCAGCGGCTCGTACTCGACCTCGATCGCCTCGCAGCCGTCCTTGGCGATGTACGGGTCGTCGGCCACCACGCAGGCGACCTCCTGGCCCTGGAAGCGCACCTTGTCGGTGGCCAGCACCGCCTGTGTGTCGTAGGACAGTGTCGGCATCCAGGCGAGGTTGCGCTGGGCGGCCATCTCGCCGGTCAACACCAGCCGCACGCCCGGGATCGCCCAGGCCTTGCTCGTGTCGATCGACTTGATCCGCGCGTGCGCTAACGGGCTGCGCAGGATCTCCATGTACAGCATGCCGGGCAGTTTGATGTCGTCGACATAGGTGCCCTTGCCGCGGATGAACCGGTCGTCCTCGACCCGCCTGCGCCTCGCCCCCAGGCCACCGATCTTGATCTCGTCAAGCGGCTGCGCCACGTCCTGCCTCCCAATCATCGGCTCTGGCCGTCCCTCAGACGGCCGCTTCGGACTGCATCTTCTTGGCGGCCCACAGCACGGCTTTGACAATGTTTTGGTATCCTGTGCACCGGCAGAGGTTTCCGGACAGCGCCCAGCGCACGTCCTCCTCCGTCGGGTTCGGGTTTTCCATGAGAAGGGCCTTCGCGCTCATCATCATTCCGGAGGTGCAGAAGCCACATTGCAGCGCATGCTCCTCCTTGAAGCCCTCCTGAACCGGGTCGAGTTCGCTGGCCTTGGCCAGGCCTTCGACAGTGGTGACCTCGTGCCCGTCGGTCTGCACCGCGAGCATGGTGCAGGACTTCACCGGCTGACCGTCGAAGAGCACCGTGCAGGCACCGCAACTCGTCGTGTCACAGCCGATGTGCGTACCTGTCAGGCCCAGCCCCTCGCGGAGGAGATGCACCAGCAGCAGGCGAGGTTCAACGTCCACGAGCCTCGGTTCCCCGTTGACCGTCACCTTTATCTGCCGCTTTTCCACGCCGCCCTCCTCTAGGACGTTGCCGTTGCTGTGGGGAATCAGTTCGTAATGTCAGGCCGCCTGCCTTTGCCCGCTGCTGAGCGCGCGCACCACGAACGTGCGCACGATGTGGCGCTTGTACGCGGCGCTGCCACGGTGGTCGCTCTTGGGCTCGGCCGCGTCGGCCGCCAGCTGCGCCGCCTCCTCGATCGAGCGGGCGTCCAGGCTGCTGCCCACCAGCACCTGCTCGGCCGCAGTGACCTTGATGTTGTTCGCGCCCACGCCGGTCAGCGCGATGCCGGCCCGGGTCACCTTGCCGCCGGAGATCTCCACCGCGACCGCAACCCCAGCGGTGGCGAAGTCTCCGACCCGCCGCTCGAGCTTGAGGTAGTGCCCCAACACGGTGCCCTTCGGGGCAGGCACCCGAGCTTCGATGGCCAGTTCGTCGGGGTTCAGCGCGTTCTGGAACGGCCCGACCACGAAGTCCACAGCGGGAATGGTGCGTCGGCCCTGGGGGCCGACGGCGACGATCTCCCCGTCCAGCGCCAGCAGCACCGATGCCCAGTCGCCCTGCGGGTCGGCGTGGCACAGCGAACCGACCAGGGTGCCGCGGGTGCGGACGATCGGGTCGGCGACCAGCGGCGCGGCGGCAGCCATGGTCGGATACTTCGCCTTGAGCAGCTGGGACCGCTCCAGGTCCCGGTGCCGGCACAGAGCACCGATGGCGAGCGTCCCGTCGGGCTCTTCCCGGTGGTAGTTGAGGCCGGGAAGGTTGTTGATGTCGATGAGGATCTCCGGATTGGCGAAGCGCAGCTTGAGCATCGGGATCAGGCTCTGCCCGCCCGCGAGCACCTTCGCCTCGTCACCGTAGGTCTTCAGGAGGTCGAGCGCCTCTTCGAGGGAGCGCGGCGCCTCGTAGCGGAAACGCGACGGATACATTCCAAATCCTCCTCAACGCCGCTGTCGAAAAGCAGCGGTAAGCCAGCCGCCGACCGGCGTCTGTTTCGGCTCCACGAGGGATGGTCTCCCGCGGGAGAGTCAGGAAAGTCAGATTCCCTGCGCCGTCGGAGGTTTTCCCTGCGTTGTCGTGCGTTCCGGCTCGATCACCGCAACACAACGGGTAGCGACTCGTCGCTCGGGTCGGGCCGCGGCTCCTGGTGGGGCGGCCATGGCCCGGGCACCGGCTGGCTGGCTATCTTGAGCCAGTCGACGATCGCAGGAAACGACCAAATGGTCGGGCTCTTGCCGGTCTTCGGGACATGCTCGACCAGCTCGTACATGCGGGGATTGCCTTTGCTGTGTCCAGTTGACTCGACCGCCATCGTTTGTTCCTCTCGCTCGCTGAGTGCGTCTTCGCGAATCACTCGCACTGTCGAGTACAGCAAGCCGGAGCCGCGTCATCGCTGAGGCGGTGGTCACCCGCGCACACCCTTGCCCGCGCTCCGAGTGGGGCCGGCACGACCTCGTGGCCCGCGCCGGTGGGCATCTCGGACACTTCAGGTAGCCGCGAATATACTGATCAAGCTACACATTGACAACCCTTCGCCTATACCACATTCGGCTCGCGAGAGCTGACTCGGGTCCGGCTGCGCCAAGAAGACCTTCGCCGAGCAGGTGCCCGACCTGGCCTTCCGTTACGGCCGCTGCACCTGGTGTTACGGAAGGAGGCCATCGCCCTGGCCCTGGGCGGCCGGGCCGGTGCCCGGCTGACCGGACACCAAGCGATCGGCATCGGCACCGACGCCCTGCTCCGCCTCGTCCGGGCTCTACCCGATCCGCAGGCCGGACGCGTGCGGGTGCTCGGCGTGGATGACTTCGCGCTCCGCCGCGGGCACAACCTGCGGCACGGCCCTGGTCGACCTGCAGACCCGCCGAGCCGCCACTTCGCACTCCGCCGACACTCTCGCGACCTGGCCCGATGCCCACCCCGGCATCGACGTCATCCACCGCGACCGGGCCAGCTTCTCTTCCAAAGGCGCCGCCCGCGGAGCCCCCACCCAGGGCGCAGACCGGTGGCAGGTTCGGTGCCGGCATGACCACCCTTCGGTGGAATCAGACCCTGCACAAGACCCGGGGCGGTTCATCTTGCGCCTCGGCGCCGCGTTCCTGTAGATCTCCACCGCGAGCGAGGTCACCGGCTACACCGAGATCACCGCGCAGCTGGTGGTTCTCGACACCGGCATGGGTACTGACCAGCGCGGCGACACCGAGGCGATCTGGGCGTCGCCCCTGCGACCAAGGCCGGCGGCGGTCAACGACGTGACCCGGCTGCCGGGCGGCACGCTCGGCGTGGGGGTGGTAGGCAGCGTGTACGCGACTCGGTACAGCCACCGGATCAGCACCGCGTTTGGCACGCACGGCAGGTGGGACCGCAGCCCGGTTCACTCCGGCGGGCCGGGGATCGCCGCGCTGAGCGCGGTGTTCGCTGCGGTCCGGTGCCGGCACCGGACCGCAGCGCTTGCCACCGAGTGGCCTGGACGGCGGCTCAGCTGGCCAGGGCGTAATCCTTGCGGGATATCTTGCTGCGTGCCATCTGCCGTCGGGTGAGGGAGAAGAACAGCAGGCCGTACAGGGTCACCAGGATCCCTACGACGAGCAGCAGCGGCGCGAACACGGTCAGCCTCGGCCAGGTCGTGTCGACCTTCTGGAAGTTGCGTTGCTGGCGCTCCAGGACCGGGATCACATCGCTACTGAAGTAGTCCCTGATCTCCGGCACGGTCTTGACCGGGGCGCCGTCGAAGCGGCTCAGCTTGGTGATGTCCGGCTGGGCCTTCGCCACGTCGTTCCAGGCGCTGACTACCACGGGCAGGTTCTGGATCGCCTGGTTCAGGTGCGGGAAGTTGCTTTTCAGCGCCGCCGCCACCTGCTCGTTGCTGAGCTTCAGCGTGCTGGCCAGGAACGGGATCAGCTTCGGGAACTCGGCGGTCACGTTGGACAGCGGTATCGCGTTCAGCAGGCCGGTGGTGTGCGGGAACTTCTCCTGCAACGTGCTCAGCACGGCGGCCTCGGACAGCCCGGTCTGCTTCGAGACGAAGGCGACCAACTTGGGCACCTCGGAGCTCGCGCCGCCGGCCGGAGTGGCGATCGGGTCCACGGTGTCCACGGCCCGGGAGATCAGGTCGATGGCGGCCCGGTCACCGGCCACCCGCTCGGCGGTGAACGCCGGGCGGATGTCATCCAGCAGCTTCTGCCCGCCGGACAGCCGCGGGAACAGGTTCAGCGCGA is a window of Carbonactinospora thermoautotrophica DNA encoding:
- a CDS encoding DUF1059 domain-containing protein gives rise to the protein MKKFSCSDAGASCTAQVTATDEQDLVRQLTQHVRQVHKIEPNETILTYLVSKAYDVGGGSR
- a CDS encoding SRPBCC family protein, which gives rise to MLIESEFEVAAPVEQVWKYMLDVPRMALCMPGAELTEVVDQDTYKGRVTTKLGPVSMRFAGVAHVVERDEPAKRIVVNATGSEEKGKGQAQMLVTATLIRAGRGTKVKVSQDLQISGAAAQFGRGMIQDVTNVLLGQFAANVQDDIGRWSRGEAPSARGEAPMKGLSVGLQAMLVALKRFFGRFFGGFGGGRQVSATTFQRRRTLT
- a CDS encoding aerobic carbon-monoxide dehydrogenase large subunit, with the translated sequence MAQPLDEIKIGGLGARRRRVEDDRFIRGKGTYVDDIKLPGMLYMEILRSPLAHARIKSIDTSKAWAIPGVRLVLTGEMAAQRNLAWMPTLSYDTQAVLATDKVRFQGQEVACVVADDPYIAKDGCEAIEVEYEPLPVIVNPEQALAPGAPVIRDDKEGQRDNICYQWEIGDKESTDRAFAQADVVSKLKLHYPRSHPSPIECCGSVADYNPATGKLTVYMTTQAPHIIRTAVSLVAELPEHMIRIIAPDIGGGFGNKVPVYPGYVCSILCSILLGKPVKWIEDKSGNLISTGFARDMYLEGELALRRDGKILAVRLDATTDNGAFFADAQPSKFKVGLLHSAFACYDIPYGHLTARGTYTNKAPGGVAYRCSFRVTEAMFFQERMIHAAASDLGMDPAEFRRINLVKDHQFPYRTAFGFLTDSGQYEKCLDVALEAIGYQDFLRQKERAKANGRLLGIGISTMTEPLGAGNSREYDILGIKMFDSAELRVHPTGKAILRTGARSQGQGHETTWAQIVSHELGIPADDVIVEEGDTDTAPFGMGTYASRSTPTAGAAVAMVARKIRAKARKLAAHLLEVSEEDVEWELGRFYVRGAPSRGVTIQECAMAAYSNMPDGMEPGLEGTAYYDPPNLTWPFACYVVTVEVDPETGVWDVLRTVAVDDCGVRINPMIVEGQIMGGLTEAYAMASMQFQTYDAEGNCIGSNYMDYLLPTAWETPGFELHEVVTPCPHHPIGAKGVGECACVGGPAAFVNAVMNAIEDTGVRNIDMPLLPDRVWEAITFRRDVSGAPPVRRD
- a CDS encoding (2Fe-2S)-binding protein, with translation MEKRQIKVTVNGEPRLVDVEPRLLLVHLLREGLGLTGTHIGCDTTSCGACTVLFDGQPVKSCTMLAVQTDGHEVTTVEGLAKASELDPVQEGFKEEHALQCGFCTSGMMMSAKALLMENPNPTEEDVRWALSGNLCRCTGYQNIVKAVLWAAKKMQSEAAV
- a CDS encoding FAD binding domain-containing protein, giving the protein MYPSRFRYEAPRSLEEALDLLKTYGDEAKVLAGGQSLIPMLKLRFANPEILIDINNLPGLNYHREEPDGTLAIGALCRHRDLERSQLLKAKYPTMAAAAPLVADPIVRTRGTLVGSLCHADPQGDWASVLLALDGEIVAVGPQGRRTIPAVDFVVGPFQNALNPDELAIEARVPAPKGTVLGHYLKLERRVGDFATAGVAVAVEISGGKVTRAGIALTGVGANNIKVTAAEQVLVGSSLDARSIEEAAQLAADAAEPKSDHRGSAAYKRHIVRTFVVRALSSGQRQAA